One region of Leucoraja erinacea ecotype New England chromosome 10, Leri_hhj_1, whole genome shotgun sequence genomic DNA includes:
- the akr1a1b gene encoding aldo-keto reductase family 1 member A1-B isoform X2 gives MSTTNYAVLNTGQKMPLIGLGTWKSAPGEVKTAVENALKIGYRHVDCAAVYNNEAEIGDLFKEIIGVDKMVKREELFVTSKLWNTKHHPEDVEPACRKSLEDLKLTYLDLYLIHWPYAFKKGDSCFPKNPDGTMQYDNIDYKETWKAMERLVEKGLVKAIGLSNFNSQQINDVIAAATIKPAALQVECHPYLAQNELIGHCQKYGIIVTAYSPLGSSDRMWKAADEPVLLEDANIKTIANEHGKSPAQVLLRWQVQRGVVAIPKSVNAARIAQNLQVFDFALTEDEMKTVGNLNRNWRYIVPKIVVDNKSVFRDALHPHYPFNDPY, from the exons ATGTCTACTACTAATTATGCTGTGCTCAATACTGGACAGAAGATGCCTCTCATTGGGCTGGGGACATGGAAGAGTGCGCCTGGTGAG GTAAAAACAGCTGTTGAGAATGCTTTAAAGATTGGTTATCGTCATGTGGACTGTGCTGCAGTGTACAATAATGAGGCTGAAATAGGAGACCTTTTTAAAGAAATAATTGGTGTTGACAAG ATGGTAAAACGTGAAGAACTTTTTGTAACCTCCAAGTTGTGGAATACCAAGCATCATCCTGAAGATGTGGAACCTGCCTGTCGTAAATCTCTGGAAGACCTGAAGCTTACTTATCTGGATTTGTACCTCATTCACTGGCCTTATGCCTTTAA AAAAGGTGACAGCTGCTTTCCAAAGAATCCTGATGGCACAATGCAATATGATAATATTGATTATAAGGAAACTTGGAAAGCCATGGAGAGATTAGTAGAAAAGGGCTTGGTGAAAGCTATTGGACTCTCGAATTTCAACAGTCAACAGATTAATGATGTTATCGCTGCAGCTACTATTAAGCCTGCAGCGTTGCAG GTAGAATGCCATCCGTACTTAGCACAAAATGAGCTGATCGGACATTGCCAGAAATATGGAATAATAGTTACAGCCTATAGTCCGCTTGGTTCCTCTGATCGCATGTGGAAAGCCGCAGATGAACCAGTTTTACTAGAAGATGCTAATATTAAAACTATTGCTAATGAACATGGGAAATCACCTGCTCAAGTGTTGCTCAG GTGGCAGGTACAGCGTGGAGTTGTAGCCATTCCCAAGAGTGTCAATGCAGCACGAATTGCACAGAACCTGCAG GTGTTTGATTTTGCACTAACTGAAGACGAGATGAAAACAGTTGGAAATCTCAATAGAAACTGGCGGTATATTGTTCCTAAGATAGTG